A genomic segment from Symbiobacterium terraclitae encodes:
- a CDS encoding NUDIX hydrolase, producing the protein MPVRETRIGAYGICIDSGKILLIKKAKGPYKGLCDLPGGGIEFGESPPDTVVREFLEETGIAVEVRDLVGAFSRVSTFVSDTGTHMVELHHLGFLYRVSVSGPAPVKSGPDGHDSLGTVWLPLTDARPETLSPLAAEGLRCIGSPMRV; encoded by the coding sequence ATGCCTGTTCGGGAGACACGGATCGGGGCATATGGAATCTGCATCGACAGTGGGAAGATCCTTCTCATCAAGAAGGCGAAAGGCCCGTACAAGGGCCTTTGCGATCTGCCGGGCGGCGGAATCGAGTTCGGCGAATCACCGCCGGATACCGTGGTGAGGGAGTTCCTGGAGGAGACCGGCATCGCCGTCGAGGTGAGAGATCTGGTCGGCGCGTTCAGCCGCGTCTCCACCTTCGTCTCCGACACGGGCACCCACATGGTCGAACTCCACCACCTGGGCTTCCTGTACCGGGTGTCCGTGTCAGGCCCGGCCCCTGTGAAATCCGGCCCCGACGGTCACGATTCCCTGGGGACCGTCTGGCTTCCCCTCACCGACGCGCGCCCGGAGACGCTGTCGCCACTGGCCGCGGAAGGCCTTCGATGCATTGGATCCCCGATGCGTGTTTGA
- a CDS encoding IS1 family transposase has translation MAVMAVMPTEAVASPANAAHRMGSALHPFAPAQLGQVRDGGSDPTANDQTERILCPWCGCARVVRNGSFRLRSGERVQRYLCRTCERTFSPLSGRPAYRLQKIKEWNASVRLLADDISLRQVASRLSVSVSTAFRWRHRALAYLSGQRRRPLGPRVGVRVVHVKYSEKGSRICNGPGSWGYWNFVRRGPEPAGYVRPRAATGARRRFRLLVDGRPLRVMVAQSEQGMELSILGQGRIAPEVLRDGLSQLVEKDSHVFAFGYELKEACESLGLVCHNGFAAAGGTAAHRSEPGKALPAGVPEPRPVRCPAPPDGWLRRFKGVATRYLAHYLAWFRDIARFASMPDVAAGAQGRALASLLASRGDGPLNEMPV, from the coding sequence GTGGCGGTGATGGCGGTGATGCCAACGGAGGCGGTGGCGTCGCCAGCGAACGCTGCGCACAGGATGGGGAGTGCACTTCATCCGTTCGCACCAGCGCAGTTGGGGCAGGTGCGGGACGGCGGCAGTGATCCCACGGCCAACGATCAGACGGAGCGGATCCTGTGTCCGTGGTGCGGCTGCGCCCGGGTCGTAAGGAATGGCAGCTTCCGGCTGCGGTCGGGCGAGCGCGTGCAGCGTTACCTGTGCAGGACCTGCGAGCGCACCTTCAGCCCGCTCAGCGGCAGACCGGCGTACCGGCTTCAGAAGATCAAAGAGTGGAACGCCTCGGTTCGCCTGCTGGCGGACGACATATCCCTCCGGCAGGTCGCCTCCCGCCTCAGCGTCAGCGTGTCCACGGCCTTCCGTTGGAGACACCGCGCCCTGGCCTATCTGAGCGGCCAGCGCCGCCGGCCGCTCGGCCCCAGAGTGGGCGTGCGCGTCGTTCACGTCAAGTACTCCGAGAAGGGCAGCCGCATCTGCAACGGCCCGGGCAGCTGGGGTTACTGGAACTTCGTGCGCCGTGGCCCCGAGCCCGCCGGGTACGTCCGCCCCAGGGCGGCTACCGGTGCCCGGCGGCGGTTCCGGCTGTTGGTTGACGGACGGCCACTCCGCGTGATGGTGGCGCAGAGTGAGCAGGGGATGGAGCTGTCGATCCTCGGGCAGGGCCGAATCGCCCCTGAGGTCCTCAGGGACGGTCTGTCGCAGTTGGTGGAGAAGGACTCGCATGTGTTCGCCTTCGGGTACGAGCTTAAGGAGGCCTGCGAATCCTTGGGCCTGGTCTGCCATAATGGCTTCGCCGCCGCGGGTGGCACTGCGGCTCACCGCTCGGAACCAGGCAAGGCTCTCCCAGCAGGCGTGCCCGAGCCTCGTCCCGTTCGGTGCCCTGCACCGCCGGATGGGTGGCTGCGCCGCTTCAAGGGCGTTGCGACGCGCTACCTAGCCCACTATCTGGCCTGGTTCCGGGACATTGCCCGCTTTGCTTCTATGCCTGATGTTGCAGCCGGCGCGCAAGGGCGTGCCCTGGCGTCGCTGTTGGCCTCTCGTGGCGATGGCCCGCTGAATGAAATGCCCGTGTAG